The DNA region ATTACACACAGTCTCTACCCGTAGTGGACATTGCTTACCTTACCACTGGCACTAGAGTTTAAACGTTGAATTGCATCAGTACTCTTATGCTATATCCGGAAAAAAAGGGTTAGACCCAACTGTCACATCGGTTACGAATTGTTCACTAATGGTTGCCAGTGGTTTTTCTAGTATCCTATGACAGACACTGAACTCCCTAGGTCTTCCTCTTCCCCCGAAGATGCATTAGATGCAGCAGTGATAGAAGTACTAGGGAAAGATAACCCTCATGCTTATTCCACAATCTCGTTTATTCAGAGAAGCCTCATGCAATTTCATCTGGCTAGCCAATTTGAACCTCACGAAATCCTCAACGACGCTTACGTGCGTGGTAAAGAATACATATGGTCTGGGGGAATTATCCGTTCCCCTCATTCTTGGTTGAAGAGTACGTCTCTCAATATTATCCGGGAAATTAGCCGTAGGCAGAAGAGAGAACAGCTATTATACCCTGAATTGGTAGAACTAATCCCTTCCTTAAGAACTACAGAAGATAGTGTAGTTACGCTTAACAATATTGACAACACATGGAAAACGCTAATGAATTCACTTGAAGCCTTGGGACGCACAGACCCTGAAGGAGTAAGGCTTCTGCGCTTAAAAACTCAAGGACTTTCCTGGAAGGAGATTCACCAACAGTTAGTTAAAGAGGATGGAGTTGCTCCAAGTGAGTCAACGTTGCGGCAGAGAGGATGCCGCGTCACGAAAACTCTCAGAAAAATTTACCATTCACAAACAACGGATTCTGCCGACTTGCTTCTTCCTTGAAGTCAATATTAGGTTGCAGGGAGAAGCCGCATTGGTGTAATCATGATTGTCGTAGCAACCATTGATGATCAAGTTGGCTATCTCAAAAAAGTTCTTGAAAGAGAAGAGCTACAAGCTCTTGTCAACGTGCTTATGGCCGTTGCTATGCTGAGTGGATTTTAGCTCATGACAAGCGTGCCTCAAAACCATTCTGTGAGCTAGATTGGCAGCCAAGTAAACTATTCATCTCAAATTATCTTTACGTCAATATGTCTTGACGCCAACACACAAAGGCTTAACTACATAAAGACGTACAACTTCACGTAAAATTGGTGGTAACTGTTTTGGTAAGTCCTTGTGTGGACAATTGCTTGTCTTTCGTTATCCGGCGGTCAGGGCAAAACAACCACTGCGTTATTACTGGGGCGAGCGCTTGCCCTTGCTGGTCAAAAAGTTCTGACCATCGATGCCGACCCTCAAGCTAACTTAACCTTTTATCTAGGACACCAAGTGGCACCTGATGAGCCGACCCTGTTGGAGGTGATGCAGCGCGAGGTGGATGCAGCCCACGGCATTTATCAGTCTCGTTACTCCAACCTGTTTCTCATCCCCGCCGACAGCGCACTCAACAAGGTGCAAGACTACCTATCCACGTCTGGGATGGGTGCTGTAGTTTTACGCAAGCGCCTGGAGCCAGTCGCCAATTTGTTTGAGTACTGCATCATCGACTCCCCACCCCAGCGCACGCAAATCTGCCTATCGGTTATCGGAGCTGCCGACTTGATTCTCATACCCGTCGAGGCATCAACTAAAGGGGTGAATTCCCTATTGCGGTCTTTAGAACAGGTCGAAGAATTGAGAGATATCGGCGCGTTTCGTGGGCAGGTGTTAGGAGTTCTGCCCTTTAGAGATCGGTGGTTTGGGCGCTCTCAGGCTAAAGACAGCCGAGACGCAATTGAAGCCATGCGCCAGGTGGCACAAGATATTCCCGTTCTGCCGTCCATCCTAGAAAGCGAACAGTATAAACGAGCCATCCGTCTAGGTCAGACCCTAGCTGAAATGGGTCAGGCTGATTTGCAACTCCCGTTTGAGAAAATTATCGAGCTGCTTTATGCCAGAAGATGACGCCCTCCAAAGATTGATGCAATCGAAACGCCCTAGCGTCTCACCGCGCCCAGAAACCCTAATGACAAAACGTCTTGACGCCAATACGTCTTTGAGTCAAGACGCAGACCTTAACTTACCCGAAGTCGTTAGGACAACTGTGCGTCTGGAAGAGTCTGTAGATAAAGCGCTACGCCAGTTGTGTTTGGAAGCTGGATTAACCAAAGAAGTCTGGTTTGAAGCGGCTTACCTTTACCTATCTGAACATCCCCAGGAGTTAGAAGCCGTTAACCAAATGGCTCATCAGCGATTGGAACGTCGCAAGCGTGCAGCCGACGTGCGGAAACTAAGAACGATGCA from Microcoleus sp. AS-A8 includes:
- a CDS encoding ParA family protein encodes the protein MWTIACLSLSGGQGKTTTALLLGRALALAGQKVLTIDADPQANLTFYLGHQVAPDEPTLLEVMQREVDAAHGIYQSRYSNLFLIPADSALNKVQDYLSTSGMGAVVLRKRLEPVANLFEYCIIDSPPQRTQICLSVIGAADLILIPVEASTKGVNSLLRSLEQVEELRDIGAFRGQVLGVLPFRDRWFGRSQAKDSRDAIEAMRQVAQDIPVLPSILESEQYKRAIRLGQTLAEMGQADLQLPFEKIIELLYARR